A single genomic interval of Kogia breviceps isolate mKogBre1 chromosome 6, mKogBre1 haplotype 1, whole genome shotgun sequence harbors:
- the LOC136794352 gene encoding uncharacterized protein: MAKVRQSAAFVSIQAHNLCRKLAPHKRPFQNVCPPLQRCLGSWQSLLVWQYHLQASCPHTQGTLLGGELRMESGSWERKILTWQALPHQPPEAVDEAPSWCVGSAGQEPAGDSSPLLHGVCEEPALQCAEGLEALHWSSRPHVFRRMLAGPQLRRGRNPSTRPLHGMVWASSRHTEAGFPSGASRRKCAQSFRAPLSIDRALTKVCSRSKGWTIHLAPQREPQVHVVKTLWEGRN, encoded by the exons CATACAAGCCCACAACCTCTGCAGAAAACTTGCCCCACACAAGCGCCCTTTTCAAAATGTCTGTCCACCCCTGCAAAGATGCCTGGGTAGCTGGCAGTCTCTCCTTGTCTGGCAGTATCATCTTCAG GCCTCCTGTCCGCACACCCAGGGGACCCTCCTGGGAGGAGAGCTGAGAATGGAATCTGGATCATGGGAACGCAAAATTTTAACTTGGCAAG CGCTGCCTCACCAGCCGCCAGAAGCAGTGGACGAAGCCCcttcgtggtgcgtgggctctgcgGGTCAGGAGCCGGCCGGGGACAGCTCGCCCCTGCTCCACGGTGTCTGTGAGGAGCCGGCGCTGCAATGCGCCGAAGGCTTGGAGGCGCTCCACTGGAGCAGCCGTCCGCACGTCTTTCGGCGGATGCTGGCTGGGCCTCAGCTGAGACGCGGCCGGAACCCCTCCACGCGGCCTCTCCACGGGATGGTTTGGGCTTCGTCACGGCACACGGAGGCGGGGTTCCCCTCTGGAGCGTCCAGGCGGAAATGCGCCCAGTCTTTCCGTGCTCCTCTCTCTATTGATCGAGCGCTCACAAAGGTCTGCTCACGTTCAAAGGGATGGACTATCCACCTCGCACCTCAACGGGAGCCTCAAGTCCACGTTGTGAAAACCTTGTGGGAAGGGAGAAACTGA
- the C6H4orf51 gene encoding LOW QUALITY PROTEIN: uncharacterized protein C4orf51 homolog (The sequence of the model RefSeq protein was modified relative to this genomic sequence to represent the inferred CDS: substituted 1 base at 1 genomic stop codon), translating into MSHFFCLTPQILLPFSPLTSQEFDLIRLKAGACWQNETRWSDXSVTTHAGSYRKKQLDDSACGRLQADQPWPECDQMSLPNCFARRAGLLETTDVKEASNEGN; encoded by the exons ATGTCACACTTCTTCTGCTTGACTCCACAGATTCTTCTGCCCTTTAGCCCTCTTACTTCTCAAGAGTTTGATCTGATCCGACTGAAGGCTGGAGCATGTTGGCAGAATGAAACAAGGTGGTCAGATTAGTCTGTAACAACACATGCGGGCAGTTACCGGAAAAAGCAGCTGGATGATTCCGCGTGCGGCCGACTCCAAGCAGATCAGCCCTGGCCTGAGTGTGACCA GATGTCATTGCCAAACTGCTTTGCCCGCAGGGCTGGTCTCCTAGAGACCACAGATGTTAAAG AAGCTTCTAATGAAGGGAATTGA